A DNA window from Fodinibius sp. Rm-B-1B1-1 contains the following coding sequences:
- a CDS encoding RagB/SusD family nutrient uptake outer membrane protein, protein MKKRILLFLIPAFLLISCGEEFTSLAPLSQRNMENFYKSESDFEVAINGAYDALQADGTFNKNYILMLEMRADNAFNGGGATGLAAAMERIDNFNELNDNGQVGEAWSASYKGIARTNQLLASLDAGPDISADVADRIRGEALFIRSLLYYKLAVMFGNIPLQLEPVSSPEVEINQVDASAIYNQISGDLQSVVDGEMLPSSYSGTNVGKATHGAAATLLGKIYLTMGENSSAETVLRDHVLGEYELLDSYADLWGVDNENNAESIFEIQFKSGGIGEGSAFTDIYTVTSTAVGGGNIPQDVTEDLLNNGYEAGDERFDITFDTTSADNNNDPNEIYVAKFDGTIAGPLDGGLNWIELRYADALLMLAEAIGESPEAYGYINDVRDRAGLGDISAATPGTFEEKLLDERRRELAFENKRWPDLKRFGVAKAVMSNHLGLPESRITLLFPIPQQEISVAPDQMEQNPEHQ, encoded by the coding sequence ATGAAAAAACGAATTCTATTATTTCTGATACCCGCGTTTCTTTTGATTTCCTGTGGTGAAGAGTTTACATCATTAGCTCCTTTATCGCAGCGAAACATGGAAAACTTCTATAAATCTGAATCAGATTTTGAAGTAGCCATTAATGGGGCGTATGATGCTCTCCAAGCTGATGGTACCTTTAACAAGAACTATATTCTAATGCTCGAGATGCGAGCAGATAATGCTTTCAATGGCGGCGGGGCTACTGGCCTGGCTGCAGCAATGGAACGCATTGATAACTTTAATGAGCTAAATGATAATGGCCAGGTTGGTGAGGCTTGGTCGGCATCCTATAAGGGGATTGCTCGAACCAATCAGCTGCTCGCATCGCTTGATGCCGGGCCTGATATTAGTGCTGATGTAGCCGATCGTATTCGTGGCGAAGCGTTATTTATACGCTCATTGCTCTATTATAAGCTGGCGGTAATGTTTGGAAATATTCCTCTTCAGCTGGAGCCCGTTTCCTCACCAGAGGTTGAAATAAATCAGGTTGATGCATCGGCGATCTATAATCAGATATCAGGTGATCTCCAGTCGGTAGTCGATGGAGAAATGCTGCCAAGTAGTTATAGTGGGACTAATGTTGGTAAAGCTACCCACGGTGCGGCAGCTACCTTGCTTGGAAAGATATACCTGACCATGGGAGAAAACTCCAGTGCCGAAACGGTATTGCGTGACCATGTGCTGGGAGAATATGAACTCTTGGATAGCTATGCTGATCTTTGGGGTGTTGACAATGAAAATAACGCCGAGTCCATTTTTGAGATACAGTTCAAAAGCGGGGGTATTGGTGAAGGGAGTGCTTTTACCGATATCTATACGGTTACGTCAACAGCCGTGGGTGGCGGTAATATTCCCCAGGATGTTACTGAGGATCTACTCAATAATGGTTACGAAGCCGGTGATGAACGGTTTGATATCACCTTTGATACTACAAGCGCAGATAATAACAACGATCCGAATGAAATCTATGTGGCAAAGTTTGATGGCACCATTGCTGGTCCATTAGATGGCGGTTTAAATTGGATTGAGCTTCGTTATGCTGATGCCCTGCTTATGCTTGCAGAAGCTATTGGGGAAAGCCCGGAGGCCTATGGGTATATTAATGACGTACGAGATCGCGCGGGCCTTGGGGATATTAGTGCCGCGACGCCTGGCACGTTCGAAGAAAAACTTCTTGATGAACGTCGCCGAGAGCTTGCGTTTGAAAACAAACGTTGGCCAGACTTGAAAAGATTCGGGGTGGCAAAAGCAGTAATGTCGAATCATCTTGGATTGCCGGAAAGTCGCATTACACTTCTGTTTCCTATTCCACAACAGGAGATCAGCGTTGCGCCTGACCAGATGGAACAAAATCCTGAACATCAATAG
- a CDS encoding PIG-L deacetylase family protein, translating to MSVSITKAQDHSDDQLRVIAVFAHPDDGDVKMGGTAALMAEHGHAVKFLSLTNGDAGHHEEGGGALAKRRRAEAKEAAKRFGIDEYKVLDNHDGELMPELHIRNQVIREIREWNADVVIGLRPNDYHPDHRYAGILMQDAAYMVVVPNVAPDTPPLKKNPVFLYMNDRFEKPNPFSHDIVVGIDKVIDKKVNALDAHESQMYEWLPWVSGDLDQVPEGEKERKEWLGKRWTSRELSQEQQQGLEKWYGSDKANSFDYAESFEVCEYGHQPSDEELKTIFPMLGGNK from the coding sequence ATGTCTGTTTCAATAACCAAGGCACAAGATCATAGTGATGATCAACTGCGAGTCATTGCGGTCTTTGCTCACCCCGATGATGGGGATGTTAAGATGGGGGGTACGGCTGCGCTAATGGCCGAGCATGGACATGCTGTTAAGTTTCTTTCCCTCACTAATGGCGATGCAGGTCATCACGAAGAAGGTGGCGGCGCGTTGGCGAAACGACGCAGGGCCGAAGCAAAAGAAGCGGCTAAACGGTTTGGCATTGATGAGTATAAAGTGCTCGATAATCACGATGGAGAATTAATGCCAGAGTTGCATATCCGGAACCAGGTAATTCGTGAGATCAGGGAATGGAATGCCGATGTCGTTATTGGATTACGACCCAATGATTATCACCCCGATCACCGCTATGCCGGAATATTAATGCAGGATGCGGCATATATGGTAGTCGTACCCAATGTAGCACCCGATACTCCACCGTTGAAAAAGAACCCCGTATTTCTGTATATGAATGATCGGTTTGAAAAGCCGAATCCCTTTAGCCATGATATTGTAGTAGGCATTGATAAGGTTATTGATAAAAAAGTAAATGCCTTGGATGCTCACGAATCGCAAATGTATGAGTGGTTGCCTTGGGTAAGCGGAGATTTAGACCAGGTACCCGAAGGGGAGAAAGAACGTAAAGAATGGCTTGGAAAACGCTGGACCAGCAGAGAGTTATCCCAAGAACAACAGCAGGGGTTAGAAAAATGGTATGGTTCAGATAAGGCAAACTCATTTGATTATGCTGAATCATTTGAAGTGTGTGAATATGGCCATCAGCCTTCGGATGAAGAGTTGAAAACTATTTTCCCGATGCTTGGTGGAAATAAATAA
- a CDS encoding sugar MFS transporter: protein MKRNYYLVGLILVIFFVISFLTNIIGPLVPEIIEDFNLSLTMVAVLPFAFFIAYGAMSIPAGLLIERYTEKTVMISAFLVAFGGAQLFALFPNYLIAIISLFLIGTGMAMLQVAINPLLREAGGEENFAFNSQLGQLFFGLASFLSPLVYSYLVVNLDSGVTEGLILSMAAAVVPQDLPWISLYWIFALVSLLMVVIIFFSHFPEVERKEDETVGTLETLELLKRPMVWLFFLGIFCYVGSEQGIANWISEFLSTYHGYDPQTTGASTVSWFWGMMTAGTVLGLLLLKVMDSRKVLISFTTGALLSLTLALFGSGQVALYAFPAIGFLIAVMWPVIFSLALNSVTENHGSFSGILVTGIAGGAVVPLIVGSLGDWLGLKFGLFFIYITFGYILSIGFWADPLVTNKTIEFSGSEAEEANVS from the coding sequence ATGAAGCGGAACTATTACCTCGTTGGATTAATCTTAGTCATATTCTTTGTTATATCATTTCTTACGAATATCATTGGTCCGTTAGTCCCAGAAATTATCGAGGACTTCAACCTTAGCCTGACGATGGTAGCCGTTCTGCCATTTGCATTCTTTATTGCCTATGGAGCCATGTCGATACCGGCAGGGTTACTTATTGAGCGTTATACCGAGAAAACGGTAATGATAAGTGCCTTCCTGGTTGCCTTTGGAGGCGCCCAGTTGTTTGCCCTCTTTCCAAACTATTTAATCGCCATTATTTCCCTATTCCTTATTGGTACGGGGATGGCCATGCTTCAGGTAGCGATCAATCCCTTGCTCAGAGAGGCTGGAGGGGAGGAGAATTTCGCCTTTAATTCGCAGCTGGGCCAACTATTTTTTGGGTTAGCTTCATTTTTGAGTCCATTGGTATATTCTTACCTGGTGGTAAATTTGGATAGCGGTGTTACCGAAGGCCTTATTTTGTCGATGGCTGCTGCAGTGGTTCCTCAAGATCTGCCGTGGATTTCGTTGTACTGGATTTTTGCCTTGGTCTCGCTTTTGATGGTCGTTATCATATTTTTCTCCCACTTTCCAGAAGTAGAACGTAAAGAGGATGAAACGGTAGGAACACTTGAAACACTCGAGCTGCTTAAGCGTCCGATGGTGTGGTTATTTTTTCTTGGGATATTTTGCTACGTCGGATCGGAGCAGGGGATAGCCAACTGGATTTCAGAATTTCTTTCTACCTACCATGGATATGACCCACAAACTACGGGTGCCAGCACCGTTTCCTGGTTTTGGGGAATGATGACAGCTGGTACCGTACTTGGATTGCTGTTGTTAAAAGTGATGGATAGTAGAAAGGTATTAATATCATTTACAACAGGTGCGCTTCTTTCTTTAACTCTGGCTTTGTTTGGCAGTGGACAGGTAGCACTTTATGCATTTCCTGCGATTGGTTTTCTGATCGCTGTGATGTGGCCGGTCATTTTTTCTTTGGCATTAAATTCAGTGACCGAAAATCATGGTTCATTTTCAGGTATCTTGGTTACGGGAATTGCCGGTGGGGCAGTTGTCCCGCTTATTGTGGGGTCGTTGGGTGACTGGCTGGGTCTCAAATTCGGCCTGTTTTTTATATACATCACCTTCGGATATATCCTGAGTATTGGGTTTTGGGCTGATCCACTGGTTACGAATAAAACCATTGAATTTTCCGGTAGTGAAGCAGAAGAAGCCAATGTTAGTTAG
- a CDS encoding ROK family protein yields MDHNELKQHTLIGIDLGATNVRVARIRGNTIEQVKSKKIVHSDDPDDLLNQIESLIKQVDQEEVQSIGIGVPSVVDVEEGIVYDVQNIPSWNKVPVKSILEKAFDKPVYVNNDANCFVLGEKFFGKGQGYESIVGLTLGSGFGSGLILDNKLYAGANCGAGEVGMFPYQDSIFEHYCSGMFFEQVYGKSGTEVFEKAEQDNPGAKRMYEEFGKHLGNAIKTVMYAYDPQLIVMGGSIRKAFSYFKESMYREMQSFAYPNSLQSLKIEVSELDEVAVLGAAALALNPQKLTNK; encoded by the coding sequence GTGGATCATAACGAATTGAAACAGCACACACTTATTGGTATTGATCTTGGTGCCACGAATGTACGAGTTGCCCGAATACGTGGGAATACCATTGAGCAGGTCAAATCAAAAAAAATTGTCCACAGTGATGACCCTGATGATCTGCTCAATCAGATCGAGAGCTTGATTAAACAGGTTGACCAAGAAGAGGTTCAAAGCATTGGTATTGGCGTACCCAGCGTGGTAGATGTCGAAGAGGGGATTGTCTACGATGTGCAGAATATTCCTTCGTGGAATAAAGTACCGGTAAAGAGCATTTTAGAAAAGGCGTTTGATAAGCCAGTATATGTCAATAACGATGCAAACTGTTTTGTGCTTGGGGAGAAGTTTTTTGGTAAGGGGCAAGGTTATGAGTCAATTGTTGGACTTACACTGGGTTCTGGTTTTGGCTCTGGATTAATTTTGGATAACAAGCTATATGCCGGCGCAAATTGCGGAGCCGGTGAAGTGGGCATGTTTCCGTATCAGGATTCAATTTTTGAACACTACTGTTCGGGAATGTTTTTTGAACAGGTCTATGGCAAGTCGGGGACCGAGGTTTTTGAAAAGGCGGAACAGGATAACCCGGGAGCAAAAAGGATGTACGAAGAGTTTGGAAAACATCTGGGTAATGCTATTAAAACAGTGATGTATGCATATGATCCTCAGCTTATTGTGATGGGCGGTTCTATCCGAAAAGCTTTCTCATACTTTAAGGAAAGCATGTATCGTGAGATGCAAAGCTTTGCTTACCCAAACTCGTTACAGTCACTCAAAATTGAAGTCTCTGAGTTGGATGAAGTAGCCGTTTTAGGGGCTGCAGCACTGGCGCTTAACCCACAAAAATTAACGAACAAGTAA
- a CDS encoding DASS family sodium-coupled anion symporter yields MSEGYFGMRKRLGFIAGIVVFLIIYSLPAPEGLPPEGWHTAAVGLLMAIWWITEALPIAATALLPIVLLPVLNITTIDEATTPFANPLIFLFMGGFVIAQAMERWDLHKRIALNIVSFVGIKPSSIIMGFIIASAFLSMWVSNTATALMMLPIALSVLKLVENQKESTDKLNFEIVLVLSIAYGCNVGGMGTIIGTPPNALLAGFMSENYGFEIGFAQWMMVGVPIMLVSLPILYFLLVKVIYPIKLKELPGGKKLIETQLANLGAITNAEKKVSLVFIGTALLWITRPLLTNYIPGLSDAGIAITAAVSLFMIPVDLGKGQFLLSWSDAEELPWGVLILFGGGLSLASAISSTGLAEWIGQGVGVIGTWPIMLLVGVVVLLIVFLTEITSNTATTAAFLPILASVAIGLGENPMLLAVPAALGASCAFMLPVATPPNAIVYGSGKISIPEMSKAGLWLNLVFIVLLTVGAFTLMNFVFGVQVGVLPEWVN; encoded by the coding sequence ATGAGTGAAGGTTATTTTGGGATGAGAAAACGACTGGGTTTTATCGCCGGTATCGTCGTCTTCCTAATTATATATTCTCTTCCCGCCCCAGAAGGCTTGCCTCCTGAAGGATGGCATACGGCTGCAGTGGGGTTATTAATGGCTATTTGGTGGATTACCGAAGCCCTGCCTATTGCAGCAACAGCACTTTTGCCTATCGTATTATTACCTGTTTTGAATATTACCACTATTGATGAGGCTACAACGCCTTTTGCAAACCCCCTGATATTTCTCTTTATGGGAGGATTCGTGATTGCTCAGGCCATGGAGCGTTGGGATCTTCATAAACGAATAGCTCTGAATATTGTCAGCTTTGTAGGTATTAAACCTTCGTCTATCATAATGGGATTTATTATAGCTTCTGCCTTTCTAAGCATGTGGGTGAGTAATACAGCCACTGCCTTGATGATGTTGCCCATTGCGCTCTCGGTACTAAAGCTGGTAGAAAATCAGAAAGAAAGTACCGACAAACTGAACTTCGAAATTGTGCTGGTGTTGAGTATTGCCTACGGTTGTAATGTGGGAGGAATGGGGACTATTATTGGTACGCCACCGAATGCGTTATTGGCTGGATTTATGAGTGAAAACTATGGGTTTGAAATAGGTTTTGCCCAATGGATGATGGTTGGAGTGCCAATCATGTTAGTGTCACTGCCCATTCTGTATTTCTTGTTAGTGAAGGTAATCTATCCTATAAAGTTGAAGGAGTTGCCGGGCGGTAAAAAATTAATTGAAACACAATTAGCCAATCTGGGTGCTATAACAAACGCCGAAAAAAAAGTATCCTTAGTTTTTATTGGAACAGCTTTGTTATGGATTACGCGTCCGCTGTTAACCAATTATATACCGGGTCTCTCAGATGCGGGTATTGCTATTACCGCTGCGGTATCTCTATTTATGATTCCGGTTGATTTAGGGAAGGGACAGTTTCTCCTTTCCTGGTCTGATGCCGAGGAGCTGCCTTGGGGCGTTCTGATTCTTTTTGGCGGTGGACTAAGTTTGGCATCAGCTATAAGTAGCACTGGCCTGGCCGAATGGATTGGTCAGGGCGTCGGTGTGATAGGTACCTGGCCAATAATGTTATTGGTAGGAGTTGTAGTGTTATTGATTGTCTTCTTAACAGAAATTACGAGCAATACAGCAACCACTGCTGCCTTTTTACCAATTTTGGCTTCGGTAGCAATTGGACTTGGCGAAAACCCCATGCTTTTGGCGGTGCCTGCAGCATTGGGTGCAAGTTGCGCATTTATGTTGCCGGTAGCCACTCCACCTAATGCAATTGTCTATGGAAGTGGTAAAATAAGTATTCCCGAAATGTCAAAAGCAGGATTATGGTTGAATCTCGTATTTATCGTGCTTTTGACGGTAGGTGCTTTTACACTGATGAATTTCGTGTTTGGGGTTCAAGTGGGGGTACTTCCCGAATGGGTCAATTAA
- a CDS encoding putative sugar nucleotidyl transferase, which yields MQLCFFEDEKLTNLHPLTLTRPIDDLRIGVLTISEKWQKALESSKESRILRSELAGVFESGQITPDQQCIWINSRYLPTDKLIQQIHTLSEGQSLQYEDTVIAAKADGALSKTWLKNGSPDFKTLFVLESNDFSAIHNLWDLFQFNGNEIIRDIELMDPPKKNSTNISKHAVFENQENIYIEEGATIEAGCVLNASKGPIYIGKNATIMSGSHIRGPVAICEDAIVKLGARIYSDTTIGPVCKVGGEVSNTVFHSYSNKAHDGYIGNSVVGQWCNFGAGTTVSNLKTNYSNIKLADWETHEEQDTGQQFVGVIFGDHSKTAINAVINSGTVCGVNCNILSRDFPPKMIHSFSWVGSNVIQPYKLEKALETMEIMMARRDVSMTDGYSKMMEAIEKNSRHPSH from the coding sequence ATGCAGCTATGTTTCTTCGAGGATGAAAAGCTTACAAATCTGCATCCCCTGACCCTTACCCGTCCTATTGATGACCTCCGAATTGGAGTTTTAACGATCTCAGAAAAATGGCAAAAAGCATTAGAATCTTCTAAAGAGAGTCGAATATTACGTTCAGAATTGGCTGGAGTCTTTGAGAGCGGACAAATCACACCTGACCAACAGTGCATCTGGATCAACAGCCGATACCTGCCTACGGATAAACTTATCCAGCAGATACATACTTTGAGCGAGGGACAATCTCTTCAATATGAGGATACAGTGATTGCCGCCAAGGCCGATGGTGCCCTTTCCAAAACCTGGCTGAAAAATGGTTCTCCAGATTTTAAGACCCTTTTTGTACTTGAATCAAATGATTTTTCAGCGATACATAACCTATGGGATCTGTTTCAGTTTAATGGCAATGAAATTATTCGAGATATCGAGCTAATGGATCCCCCGAAAAAAAATAGCACAAACATATCAAAACATGCTGTGTTCGAAAATCAGGAAAATATTTATATCGAAGAGGGAGCTACTATTGAAGCTGGCTGTGTACTCAATGCGAGCAAAGGTCCTATCTACATAGGAAAAAATGCAACGATTATGTCAGGCTCTCACATTCGGGGTCCGGTAGCAATTTGTGAAGATGCTATTGTGAAGTTGGGAGCACGCATTTATTCTGATACAACCATCGGTCCGGTTTGTAAGGTGGGCGGCGAGGTAAGCAATACCGTATTTCATTCCTATTCCAATAAAGCGCACGATGGGTATATTGGAAATTCTGTTGTGGGACAATGGTGCAATTTTGGCGCCGGTACTACCGTATCCAATCTCAAAACAAACTACAGCAACATTAAGTTAGCGGATTGGGAAACACATGAAGAGCAAGATACCGGTCAGCAGTTTGTTGGGGTTATCTTTGGCGATCACTCAAAAACAGCTATTAATGCGGTTATCAATTCGGGAACTGTTTGTGGGGTAAACTGCAATATTCTCTCAAGAGATTTCCCACCGAAAATGATTCATTCTTTTAGCTGGGTAGGCTCTAATGTTATCCAACCGTATAAGTTGGAAAAAGCGTTGGAAACCATGGAAATCATGATGGCAAGACGTGATGTATCTATGACTGATGGCTACAGCAAGATGATGGAAGCCATTGAAAAGAATAGCAGGCATCCCTCCCATTAA